Part of the Streptomyces sp. NBC_01264 genome, CGGCGATGACGTCGGAGACGGGCTGGCGCATGACGGCGGAGGTGCCGAGATCACCGGTCAGGGCCGAGGTCAGCCACTCCCACCAGCGCGCGAGCAGCGGCTGATCGGCGCCGAGGTTGGCCCGCAGCTGGTCGAGTCCGGCCTGCGAGGCGGTGAGCCCGGCGGTGCCGGCGTAGGCCTTGACGGGGTCGAAGGGGGACAGCGCGGCGACCGCGAAGACCCCGAAGGTGACGACGACCAGCACCGGCCCGGCGAACAGCGTCCGCCGGCCCGCCATGCGCGCCATCGGCCCCCAGGGGAGCCGGTGGAGCCGGTGGAGCGAGAGGGGACGGCTCACTTCTGCTTCGGCTTCCAGCTCTCGATGTTCCACCAGGGGCCGGTTCCGAGGCCGTGGTCGTGCGGCTCGGTCTGGGTGGAGGGTCCGTCCCACCGGTCGGCCACGACGTAGAGGTGGTCGATGTGGGTGAGGTAGACGTAGCCCGGGTTCTTGACCAGCTCGCGCTGGACCGTGTCGTACGCCGCCTTGCGCACGGCCGGGTCCGCGCTCCGGCGGCCCTCCAGCAGGGCCTTGTCGACGACCGGGTTGGCGTACCGGGCCATGTTGTTGAAGCCGTCGCCGGCGAGCGCGGAGTTCAGCGTCAGGTACTGGTCGAAGTCCGGGTCGGCCGGGGAGCCGCCGCCCGCGAGGACGGCGTCGGTCCGCATCCGGGGCTCGATGACCTCCCAGCTGCCGGACTCGGTGGTGACCTGGATGCCGGCCTTCTTCGCGTCGGAGGCGAAGGCGAGCGCGTGGTCCTGGCGGAGCTTGTCGCCGGTGGTGTACCAGAGCAGGAAGGCGGCGCGGACCCCGTTCTTGACGCGGATGCCGTCGGCGCCGGGGATCCAGCCGGCTTCGTCGAGGATCTGCTTGGCCCTGGCGAGGTCGTACGCACGCTCCGTGCCGGCGGTGAACCAGGGACTGCCGGTCGGGACGGGGCCGTAGGCGGCCTTGCCCGCGCCCTCCAGGAGCTTGTCGACCATGGTGGCGCGGTCCACGGCGATGTCCAGGGCCTGGCGGACGGCCGTGTCACCGGTGACGGGGTGCTCGGTCGGCAGGGTGACGTTGCGGTAGTCGAAGGACTTCGCGGCGTAGGTCCTGAGCGCCTTGTCGCCCTTGAATCCCTTGGCCAGGTTCGGCGGCAGGACGGCCCCGTCCAGTTCGCCGGAGCGCAGCCGGGTGGCGCGCACGTCGTCGTCCTTGATGACCGCCATGGTGAACTTCTTCACCGCGGGCTCGCCGCCCCAGTAGGTGGGGTTGGCCTTGAAGCTCAGCTTCTCGCCCTTGGACCAGGCGGTGAGCACGTACGGTCCGGTGCCGACGGGCTTGGTGGTGAACTCCCCGCTGTTGACGTCCTGTCCGCCCGCGAGGTGCTCGGGGGCGATGGGTAGGACGGTCCGTTCGGCGAAGGGGGCGTAGGGGTACTTCAGGGTGAAGACGACGGCCTCGTCGCCCCGTGCGGTGACGTCCGCGATCGCGTCGAGCTCGGACTTGGACGCGTTGTTCGTCTTCGCGTCGAGGATCGTCCGGTAGGTGAAGACGACGTCCTTGGCGCCGAAGGGCCGCCCGTCGCTGAACCGCACGCCCCGGCGGAGCGCGTAGGTGTAGGTGAGCCCGTCCGCGGAGACCGTCGGCAGGGCCTCGGCCAGCGCGGGCTTCAGCTTCATGTCGGCGTCGTGCGCGAGCAGTCCGTCGAAGATCTTCGAGTTGCCGTCCTTGCCGTAGCCCAGCAGCGGGCTGAGGCTCTCCGGCTCGGTGGCTATGCCGACGACGGCGGAGTCTGCGGCCCCGGCGCCCGCCGCGGCACCTCCCCCGGGGTTCGAACAGGCTGCCGCGCCCGTGACGATCACCGCGGCCGCGGTCGCCCCGGCCATTCCCCGTACGGTCCGGGCCTTCACCTGGTGCACTTCCTTCGTTATTGCAAAGAGCTCGCAATAATGCCAGACGGGAACGGAAGGACACGAACCGGGCACCCGGGCGGGAAGGGGTCCGCAGAGGTCTTGCCCGGCCGCCGCGGGGCGTGCCATAAATGTCTAGACCTTTCCGAGGAGCAGGAACCGGAAGACCCGGAGCACCGGAAGACCCGAAGCACCGGAAGACCCGAAGCACCGGAAGAAGAGGGCGCCCGCCGTGCACGACCCCGCACCCAGCACCGCGCCGCACCCCCCGCACCGCACCCGGCGGCCGTCCGTACGGGCAGGAGCGGCGCCCGCCCTCGCCCTGCTCCTCGCGGCCGCCGCGCTGACGGCGTGCGGCGGCTCCGACACCGAGCCCCCGGCGGCTCCGGCCGGGCTCACGGCCCAGGCCGGCAGCGCCACGACCGTGCACGTCATGTGGCTGTCACCCGCACCCTCCGACGGGGTGACCTCCTTCCTCGTCTACCAGGCGGACCGGCTGGTCCGCGAACTGCCCGCCGACAAGACGATGACGGACATCACCGGCCTCACCCCGCGGACGGCCTACGCGTTCACCGTCCGCGCCCGGGACGCCGCCGGGAACACCTCCCCGGCCGGCCCGGCCGCCTCCGCCACCACCCCCGCCGCCACGGCCGAGGACCGGCGGGCCCCGACCGCGCCGCCCCGTACGAACGGCCAGCAGCTCGGGCCCACTTCCGCCCGGCTGACCTGGGCCGCGGCCACCGACGACACGGGCGTCACCGCCTACGACGTCTACCAGGGCGACGCCCGGATCCACACGGTCGGCCCCGGCGTCACCACGACGGTCCTGGAGGACCTCCAGCCCGACAGCGTGTACACCTTCACCGTCCGGGCCCGCGACGGCGCCGACAACTCCTCCCCCGACGGCCCGGCCGTCGACGTGAGGACCCCGCCCGGTCCCGGACAGCGGAACGGCACCGCCCCGGGCGAGTTCACCGCGGCCGCCTCGCCGGGCACGGTCACCCTCACCTGGACCGCGCCGGCGACCGGCCGGGAGACCAGCGAGTACGAGCTCTACGTCAACGGCCGCCCCACCACCGTCATCCAGTTCGGCGCGGGCGCCGTCCCGGCGGGCCGGGCGGAGCACCGCCTCACGGTCGCCGAACCGCCCGGTACCGTATGGACGTTGAAGCTCCGGGCGCGGCTGCCCGACGGCACCTGGGGGGCCTTCTCAGCCGAGCGGCGGATCGTACTGGCCGCCTGAACCCCCGCGCCGCGGAGCGGTTCGCGACAACCTGTTCGTCCGATCTGGCCCGAACGGCACTACGGAGAAAGAAGATCGCGCAGAATACTCCCGTGTTCGGTGAGTACTCGGTCAACAACAATCAGGCAGATTCCATGGACGGCATTCCTGGAGCAGACTCTGGCGCCGTGTCGGGAAACCTGCCGCCGGAAACGGCGAGCTTCGTGGGCCGCGAGCGTGAACTCGGCCTCCTGTCCGACCTGCTGCGCGAGCGGCGGCTCGTGACGCTCACGGGCGTCGGCGGCGTCGGCAAGTCCAGGCTGGCCCTGCGGGCCGCCGCCGACCCCCGCCAGCGCAGGCACGACGGGGTGTGGTGGGTGGAGCTCTCGCCCCTGCGCGACGCCGAGCTGCTCACCGCCACGGTCGCGCACACCCTCGGCCTGGCCCACCAGTCCCCGCGCCCCCTCGACGAGGAACTGTGCGCGTGGATGGCCGACAAGGAGCTGCTGATCGTCCTCGACACCTGCGAGCACCTGGTGGCCGCCTGCCGGCACCTGGTGGGCGAACTCCTGCAGTCCGCACCGGGCCTGACGGTCCTGATCACCACGCGCGAGCCGCTCCGCAGCCCCGGGGAACACCTCGTCGAGGTCAGCCCGCTGCCCAGTGACGGACCCGAGAGCGACGCCCTCGCCCTCTTCCGGGCCTGCGCGCTCGCCGCCACCCCGCAGGCCGCGGCCGCCTTCGCCGACCCGGAGCGGGCGGCCCTCGCCGCGGACATCTGCCGCCGCCTGGACGGGATCCCCCTCGCCCTCGAACTGGCCGGGGCCCGGATGCGGCTGTGGACCCTGGAGCAGATGGCCCAGCGCCTCGAAGGCCGCTTCGACCTGCTCTCCGGCACCACCACCGCCCGCCTCCCCCGGCACCAGACGATGCGCACCGCGATCGGCTGGAGCCACGAGCTGTGCGAACCGGTCGAGCGGCTGCTGTGGGC contains:
- a CDS encoding fibronectin type III domain-containing protein; translation: MHDPAPSTAPHPPHRTRRPSVRAGAAPALALLLAAAALTACGGSDTEPPAAPAGLTAQAGSATTVHVMWLSPAPSDGVTSFLVYQADRLVRELPADKTMTDITGLTPRTAYAFTVRARDAAGNTSPAGPAASATTPAATAEDRRAPTAPPRTNGQQLGPTSARLTWAAATDDTGVTAYDVYQGDARIHTVGPGVTTTVLEDLQPDSVYTFTVRARDGADNSSPDGPAVDVRTPPGPGQRNGTAPGEFTAAASPGTVTLTWTAPATGRETSEYELYVNGRPTTVIQFGAGAVPAGRAEHRLTVAEPPGTVWTLKLRARLPDGTWGAFSAERRIVLAA
- a CDS encoding ABC transporter substrate-binding protein; amino-acid sequence: MKARTVRGMAGATAAAVIVTGAAACSNPGGGAAAGAGAADSAVVGIATEPESLSPLLGYGKDGNSKIFDGLLAHDADMKLKPALAEALPTVSADGLTYTYALRRGVRFSDGRPFGAKDVVFTYRTILDAKTNNASKSELDAIADVTARGDEAVVFTLKYPYAPFAERTVLPIAPEHLAGGQDVNSGEFTTKPVGTGPYVLTAWSKGEKLSFKANPTYWGGEPAVKKFTMAVIKDDDVRATRLRSGELDGAVLPPNLAKGFKGDKALRTYAAKSFDYRNVTLPTEHPVTGDTAVRQALDIAVDRATMVDKLLEGAGKAAYGPVPTGSPWFTAGTERAYDLARAKQILDEAGWIPGADGIRVKNGVRAAFLLWYTTGDKLRQDHALAFASDAKKAGIQVTTESGSWEVIEPRMRTDAVLAGGGSPADPDFDQYLTLNSALAGDGFNNMARYANPVVDKALLEGRRSADPAVRKAAYDTVQRELVKNPGYVYLTHIDHLYVVADRWDGPSTQTEPHDHGLGTGPWWNIESWKPKQK